One Rhipicephalus microplus isolate Deutch F79 chromosome 4, USDA_Rmic, whole genome shotgun sequence genomic window carries:
- the LOC142814530 gene encoding uncharacterized protein LOC142814530 isoform X1, with protein MRRVPSGGRCRSRRYVGDTEQQALHKMKENVFYWTWLHVALIVLGRAHTKVSIDSDMERLFKQQLQGHITMDQFSFDVQKYLVFSYHFDFTNGQFFFVSDTGERGGRCTINVRRATPLSLFCSFSLSKSFALYNVEGRMKFPWKRYHFIANATILKGALYASIPLNYSSYADKQGVLCSADVTTLSISTYFRSLSVVKPVEQKFLKQARPLVSMQIQHELERSCKLSAARVKEIWQNHRGIISTEAPGITTSVKDPEDEDKVSPVDQASLHTPSTTPSKTPSTTLSPTSRTTSSFMPNTTTSTASSSTSSTTLSTTSSTTSSPSSGTSTSVSSSTMTSTTQTTEKETTDMTQSTKDMDDGNSTTSPTLDSC; from the exons ATGAAAGAGAACGTGTTTTACTGGACCTGGTTGCACGTGGCACTTATTGTACTTG GACGAGCACATACCAAAGTCAGCATCGACAGTGATATGGAAAGATTGTTTAAACAGCAGTTACAAGGCCACATTACAATGGATCAGTTTTCTTTTGACGTACAAAAGTATCTGGTTTTTTCGTATCATTTTGACTTCACAAACGGGCAATTTTTCTTCGTGAGCGACACCGGAGAACGAGGTGGAAGGTGCACTATCAATGTTAGAAGAGCAACACCCTTGTCGCTATTTTGTAGCTTCAGTCTTTCAAAAAGCTTCGCTCTGTACAACGTTGAGGGAAGGATGAAGTTCCCGTGGAAGAGATATCATTTCATTGCCAATGCCACGATCCTCAAAGGTGCCCTATATGCATCTATACCACTGAACTACAGCAGTTATGCCG aTAAACAAGGTGTGTTATGCAGCGCCGACGTGACAACTCTGAGCATCTCTACGTACTTCCGGTCTTTGTCAGTGGTTAAACCAGTAGAACAAAAGTTTTTGAAACAAGCCAGGCCACTTGTGTCAATGCAAATTCAGCATGAGCTGGAACGCTCTTGCAAGTTGTCTGCGGCGCGGGTGAAGGAGATATGGCAAAACCATAGAGGTATTATCTCAACTGAGGCACCAGGCATCACGACGTCGGTCAAGGACCCAGAAGATGAGGACAAGGTTTCTCCAGTAGACCAGGCTAGTTTACACACACCAAGTACCACGCCAAGCAAAACGCCAAGCACCACATTAAGTCCCACGTCACGCACCACATCAAGCTTCATGCCAAACACTACCACAAGTACCGCGTCAAGCAGCACGTCAAGCACAACGTTAAGCACAACGTCAAGCACAACGTCAAGCCCCTCGTCAGGCACATCAACAAGTGTCTCGTCAAGCACAATGACAAGCACCACGCAAACCACCGAGAAAGAGACAACAGACATGACTCAAAGTACTAAAGATATGGATGACGGAAACTCAACTACCTCGCCTACATTGGATTCCTGCTGA
- the LOC142814530 gene encoding uncharacterized protein LOC142814530 isoform X2: MKENVFYWTWLHVALIVLGRAHTKVSIDSDMERLFKQQLQGHITMDQFSFDVQKYLVFSYHFDFTNGQFFFVSDTGERGGRCTINVRRATPLSLFCSFSLSKSFALYNVEGRMKFPWKRYHFIANATILKGALYASIPLNYSSYADKQGVLCSADVTTLSISTYFRSLSVVKPVEQKFLKQARPLVSMQIQHELERSCKLSAARVKEIWQNHRGIISTEAPGITTSVKDPEDEDKVSPVDQASLHTPSTTPSKTPSTTLSPTSRTTSSFMPNTTTSTASSSTSSTTLSTTSSTTSSPSSGTSTSVSSSTMTSTTQTTEKETTDMTQSTKDMDDGNSTTSPTLDSC, encoded by the exons ATGAAAGAGAACGTGTTTTACTGGACCTGGTTGCACGTGGCACTTATTGTACTTG GACGAGCACATACCAAAGTCAGCATCGACAGTGATATGGAAAGATTGTTTAAACAGCAGTTACAAGGCCACATTACAATGGATCAGTTTTCTTTTGACGTACAAAAGTATCTGGTTTTTTCGTATCATTTTGACTTCACAAACGGGCAATTTTTCTTCGTGAGCGACACCGGAGAACGAGGTGGAAGGTGCACTATCAATGTTAGAAGAGCAACACCCTTGTCGCTATTTTGTAGCTTCAGTCTTTCAAAAAGCTTCGCTCTGTACAACGTTGAGGGAAGGATGAAGTTCCCGTGGAAGAGATATCATTTCATTGCCAATGCCACGATCCTCAAAGGTGCCCTATATGCATCTATACCACTGAACTACAGCAGTTATGCCG aTAAACAAGGTGTGTTATGCAGCGCCGACGTGACAACTCTGAGCATCTCTACGTACTTCCGGTCTTTGTCAGTGGTTAAACCAGTAGAACAAAAGTTTTTGAAACAAGCCAGGCCACTTGTGTCAATGCAAATTCAGCATGAGCTGGAACGCTCTTGCAAGTTGTCTGCGGCGCGGGTGAAGGAGATATGGCAAAACCATAGAGGTATTATCTCAACTGAGGCACCAGGCATCACGACGTCGGTCAAGGACCCAGAAGATGAGGACAAGGTTTCTCCAGTAGACCAGGCTAGTTTACACACACCAAGTACCACGCCAAGCAAAACGCCAAGCACCACATTAAGTCCCACGTCACGCACCACATCAAGCTTCATGCCAAACACTACCACAAGTACCGCGTCAAGCAGCACGTCAAGCACAACGTTAAGCACAACGTCAAGCACAACGTCAAGCCCCTCGTCAGGCACATCAACAAGTGTCTCGTCAAGCACAATGACAAGCACCACGCAAACCACCGAGAAAGAGACAACAGACATGACTCAAAGTACTAAAGATATGGATGACGGAAACTCAACTACCTCGCCTACATTGGATTCCTGCTGA